TGGAGAAAAGGATATGCAATCATGTATTATAATAGAAAATGTGTCTAGAGCAAAGTTGTCTTCTCACAGAATTCAGAGTCATCCATTCAGAGGTCTCTTTTTGTTTGAAGATCTGTTTGGTCCAGGTTGGCTTAAAACAGTGCGGGGCATAAAAATTCTCCGGCTGTTTTTTCCTAACATTTCACATCCTGgttgataaaaatatttttttcaacttttgtTTTAAAGGAAAAGCATATTTCTGTGATCTGCTCATATGATGTGGTGTTTTTGCACTTAATTAATGATGGGATGGGCAAAGGGAGGATCTGAATGTCTAGTTTGAAGCCATCTATTAAGATAGGCTGGGAATTGTACCTGGGCAGTACAGGGAATGCACTTGCTCTGGCATATTTTATGTatggcaaatagaatagaattaattatGTATGTTTAAGTGGTGATGTAGGGATGAGATTAGGCATTTGAATTAGCTTATCAATTCCCAGAAGCTGGAATATATTTAAAGTCATGCACACTTTCAGAAAAATGCATCAAGTACTCATTCATTGAAATGCATCATTCTGAGTAGCTTCCAGTCATTCACTTCCAGTTGGAAATGGGTCACAATTAATAGCCAGAGAGACATGTTGAGTGTCTTGAAAGCCTTCTTTCTTAGTTAGTGAAACAATATCATACCAAATAGATTTGCTATTATGGTCAGATCTGCAGAGGGAACAGCCATGGCATTTGTGGGTGGGGGAGAATTGAAATAGTCTGCATGAATCTATGAGCAACAGTCTAACCTGAACCATGTTTAGTGAAGCAGGGTTTGGAATCACAAGAAGatttcatagaatcataaggctggaagggacctttgaggtcttccagtccatccATCTACCTCAGGCAGGAGTacttgtatcatttcagacaaatgactatccagtctcttcttgaaaacctccagcaatggagcatccaAAAGTCcaggagtcaagctgttccattgttttcactgtcaggaaattccttcttatttctaggctggATCTCCCCATGAGACGCTTCCACCCATGGTTTCTTATCCTACCCTtgggtgctatggagaataaactGATGTCCTTCCCTGTGGAGCCcttcaaataacagaataatagagttggaaggtatcttggaggtcttctagcccaaccccctgctcaagcaggacatcctataccatttcagacagatagttgtccaatttcttcttaagaacctccaatattggaagatgtgATAGGAGATATGATACCAATCTTCCAAGATCTgaaggtctgccacaaagaagacagtaTAAATTTATCCTCCATAATTTCTAAATAGAGGATCATGTGTGGAAATTACAGATTCAAGCATGGAATAACCAGAAATGTTCTACCTGTGCAGCCATTAAGCAATGGAACAGTCTGCCTACTGGAATCACATCATTGTGCGTAGTTTTTAGCAAAAGTAGCACTTATCTGGGATGTTCTGAGGACTCCTGTCGTGGACAGGGTGGTGGACAGCCAGTAGTTCCATTCCAACCCTATGAGTCCATAATGTGATTTATATTCCAAAGTGGTGTATTTGGGTTTAGTGGTTTCTTGCTTCATGTCTTATGCAAAcccaacattatttatttatctatttatttaaatttttataccgcccttctcccgaaggactcagggcggtgtacagccaaagataaaacaataaagtatacaaagtaaaaaatatcaatttaaaatacatattcaataatgtccgaattaaaaccgtcaattgacccaatttaaaataccccatataaaattacaaaaaatttaaatttaaaaaatttaaaaatcaggccagtcccgcttggataaataagtaagtttttaattcccggcgaaaggtccgaaggtcagatatttggcgcaaaccggggggaagttcgttccagagtgtaggtgctccaacagagaaggcccttcccctgggggccgccagccagcattgcttggcggacggcaccctgagaagaccctctctgtgagagcgtacgggtcgataggaggcataaggtaacagcaggcggtcctgtaagtacccgggccctaagccatggagcgctttgaagatggtaaccagaaccttgaagcgcacccgaaagaccacaggtagccagtgcagactgcgcaggagcggtgttacccgggagcaacatggagctccctcgatcacccgcacagctgcattctggactaactggagtctccgagtgcacttaggggtagccccatgtagagagcattgcaataatccagacgagaagtgacgagagcatgagtgaccgtgcataaggcatcccggtccagaaagggacgcaactggcgaaccaggcgaacctggtaaaaggctctcctggagacggccaccagatgatcttcaaacgacagccgtccatccaggagaatgcccaagccgcgtaccctctctgttggggccaatgactcacccccaacagacagccgcggttgcagctgactgtaccggggtgccggcatccacagccactctgtcttggatggattgagtctgagtctgtttctccccatccagacctgtacggcctccaggcaacgggacagcacttcaacagcttcgttggcccggggtggaaaagtacagctgagtgtcatcagcgtacagctgataactcaccccgaagccactgatgacctcacacaacggcttcatatagatgttgaacaggagaggcgagagaatcgacccctgaggcaccccacaagtaaggcgcctcgcggtcgatctctgccctcctgtcaacaccgttatGGGCTGTAGACAGTAATTAATGGCTTAATACAAGTTGTGAATGGAAGTTAGTTGTTGGCATGAGGGCAAACAGTACGGTGGACTCAATTTTAGAacacacaaaaagaaacattGGACAAGCAAGATGGTTTGAAAGAACATCCATTTTTCTAAAGGATGTGGTGCTTTAGATCATTTTGTTttcctagagcagggatgtcaaactaaatttcattgagggctgcatcagggttgtgtttgactttgtgtGGGGGGAGGCTGTTGGGGCGTAgtcagggggcgtggccagctcgacgtcattcatgtcgggggcgctgtggtggcccgagcactctgccagccaaaacgggctcccaagctctgttttcggccaggacgggctcctgcaaccctctgccagcaaaaatggagctctggagggcggccttcccaagctccattttcgttggcagaggcaccatgggccagtccttcgctgtttccagatctgtgggccggatctgaccCCTAggcttgagtttgatatccctgtccTAGAAGTAGCTTGAAATGTTTATGGGGGCCTCTTATTTTGGTAGTCCAGCAATGTATAGTAGGTGACAGATGCCTCCGTGTGTTTTAACTAAGTTTATTTAAAGCATGTTTCCTTCTAAAGACAATGTCCGGTGACATGAAACTTCTGAGGTTGACATGGCCACTGATGACGGCAGCCTTCATTTCAGCTGTGGTACACCACAGATGTCACACTATTCCAACATACAAATGAGTGACTAATAGAagcgaatatttgtagctcagagttgaaatgagagcTCCTGGATGCTCTCTGACCTtgattgttttctttcagatgtttcattacccaactaggtaacatcatctgtgctagagAGTAAGCTAACGAGTGACTTCCAGCTCTTTCACAGCTTTCCATATGGGTCTCTTCCCAGTTCAAGTAGTTTTGTCACTTCACGTGGGGGGGTCATATGACTGAAAGTTTTCCCCTGGTAGAAATATCCTGTGGATAGAAAAACAGCATCTTCTGGTTCTGAGCCTAGTTTTTTGTACgggagatgatagattagattagattgataATGATGACAGATATAGAAAGACAGATGATagctatatatatagatagatagatatatgatagacaagtgagatagatagatagattttagaTGGACATACATAATGGTCAGCAGAGTCTCATAAGACTACAGGTGCAGTCTGAGAGGTGCAGACCAGATGTTTATGGCTTGGTTGATTTGGAAATGAAAAGGTAGGAAAGAAACAAGGAGGGGAGggcttctcttttcctccccgctctctccccccccaaaaccTCGCACGGGCGCCTTTGAGCGGACCGTTTCCTCCCGAGGGGTCGCCAAAGGGAACCGTCCCGATCAAGAGGCGCGGAGGCAGCGTCCGCGAAGGCGAAGAGCCACCCGGGGAGCGCGGCTCTGGCGGCAGCTTCCCTGCCCGGCACGCGCTCCTCCCGCCTTGGCTGGACTTggcccggcggcggcggcggcagcggctcgGTACCTCAGCTGCGGCGGCTTCAGATCCAAGCGAGGCAGGGAGCGCGCCCGCGCGCCCCCCGCGGCTCCCTCCCGAGCCCCGGCCGCGCGCCGCCCgccccctccctgcctccctcggcggcggcggcggcgccagcccccctccctccttccctgcctgcctgcccccacggcggcggcggcggcggtggcggcggaggCGAGAGCCGCGGGCCATTTCTTCGCAGCCGGCTGCCGTCGAGCATGGTGGCTGTATGGACAGTCTGGCCGAGCAGCGGTTGACAGCGCCCGGCCTGCCCGCCCCGCCGCACCTGGAGCACTACAGCGTCTTGCACTGCACCATGACCCTGGACGTCCAGACGGTGGTGGTCTTCTCCGTCatcgtgctgctgctgctggtcaaCGTGATCCTCATGTTCTTCCTGGGCACTCGCTGAAGCCAGCCAGGCAGCCAGGCAGCCAGGCAGCCAGGCAGCCAGGCAGCCAGGCAGCCAGCCGGCCGGCGAGGAAGGGGCGCGGGTCTCCCCTCTCCGCCCCCTGCCCTGCCGGTGCCCCCCGCGCCTCCGCCAGCTGGAGGCGGCAGCCCGTCCCCCGGCCTCAGCCTCAGCCGCCACCGGCTCGGGGCCCCCGCCTGACTCCGGCCGCCCCGAGAGCCAGTCCGCCGTCCGCCCGTCCCTCCGCCCGTCCGCCGGCGAGGGGGAGCCTCCTGGGCCCGCCGCGGCGGGGCCTCGCTTTGCGGAGGGAGCTCGGAGCAGCCGCGCGATTCAACATGGCCTCGCTGTGAGCTTATGACGTTGGTAACTTCTGCCTCGTTCGCCGCGTCTCGTCTCCGCCGGGTCCCCCTCGGGCCGGACGGGTGGGGGTCGGGGTCGGGGTCGGGGTGGCAATGGGTTGGGAGCTGGAGGGCTCCCCGGTCCTCCGCCTCGCCTTCGGGGATCTGGAGCCTCCCTCCCCCGTTGCAAACTCCGCCGGGCGTGCATGTATGTCTGCATAGTACACGTGAGCGTGCATGCACACGTATCTCCGGAGGGACGTGCGCACGTGCTGCATGCAGACCAGCTGAGCTCGGCCGCCCCGCAGCTGCCTTGGCAAGACGACCGACGCGGGCTGGAACTGCCTTTGCGCTCATTGCTACGCTTGGGTTGCCTTAGTTAAGGGAGGGTTGCGGTTATCCCGTTGTGTGAAAACAACCCCTCTAGTTATCTTTTGGTCGGGTTTAGGAGACAGACTCTTAAAAAACGAGGGGATTCAGTACTCGGGTTAAATGTCTTGTAGGAAAGCGGCTGGCTTCCTTTATATTCTCTTTTAGGCAGGATCGGTggtgggttttgtgtgtgtgtgtgcgcgcgtttgAATGTTGTGTATACACGTATACAGCATACATAAGGGAGAGTTTAAGTACTATTCTTTTACATAATACCATTTTcatagattctctctctctctccatccatccatccattatttaAATGATCTGATTTAAAAGAACAGTACTTAAGCTTGGTAAGGAACATTTGTGTACTTAAGTAACTATATATGTGTGTATCTATATTGCTAATCTTTTGGGTCTTAAGAGGAGATGTTCCTTATAGTACTTCCAAAAAGGTGTCTTCAAAGTGAAGGCTACAAGAGCTTGCACTGGGTGTCTGTTTTCCTGAGAGATGctaaaggagaaggaaaatggtGAACAGCTTGAGTCACAGTTTTGGGA
This region of Ahaetulla prasina isolate Xishuangbanna chromosome 11, ASM2864084v1, whole genome shotgun sequence genomic DNA includes:
- the LOC131183930 gene encoding uncharacterized LOC128031833 homolog encodes the protein MDSLAEQRLTAPGLPAPPHLEHYSVLHCTMTLDVQTVVVFSVIVLLLLVNVILMFFLGTR